From Agrobacterium tumefaciens, a single genomic window includes:
- a CDS encoding TonB-dependent receptor encodes MRHRLLGVSALAIIASTQPNGAVAQEVSSDTVLAPIVITATKRSEDYFLLPSTVDFASADELSVRNIDSVADLDRVFPDVNIRTRSSRAYSNFTIRGQASLDFYNPSTQVYVDGLPQDSFNLSRSLPGNLESVELLYGPQGTLYGRGAIGGVINITTRKPDNDMRFGFDGDINSEGAGGTFYGNLPLVDGVLFSDITLTGLHHKDQYTAMLTGEEVGGSNDLNGQVRLRYAPEGSPLDVMVSAGRGRVTSTEEYFVMESMLEDRIALPVPSKYTLDTWNFGINASYDLGTATVTALTGYQNSDFDRTVFGTYTPEKQWTLSQELRIASNPDEGNAVDYVAGLYFQHLDFTRAIPSYGQIAQQKIDSYAVFADVTWHATDRLDVTPGLRFDHERVAAKATGTLSLNDSDNFSAISPKLGASYGLTDEWRLYGLFSTGFKAGGFTRTLTTANIAYTYDPQNTYNGEIGLKYRNDEGTLEGQLSAYYNVTKDYQMFVGVQPLQYLQNVGEVTAKGVDLKLRANPTDELGITLGAAYNNSKFTDYSNPVTPGTDLTGNRVPYAPEFTANVMLDYRFDLDNDAGALIPYVALSYVSKTYFDETNTIGQKGYGLVDLGIKWELDKNIAAEAFVTNVFDKTYTTYGFNVAPYGNVYQLGDGRTFGGRLNMTF; translated from the coding sequence ATGCGTCATCGCCTCCTTGGCGTCTCCGCCCTCGCCATCATCGCCAGCACGCAGCCCAATGGGGCCGTGGCACAAGAGGTTTCCAGCGATACGGTGCTGGCCCCAATCGTGATCACAGCCACCAAGCGCAGCGAGGATTACTTCCTGCTGCCATCGACGGTCGATTTTGCCAGCGCCGATGAACTGTCCGTCCGCAACATCGACAGCGTTGCCGATCTCGACAGGGTGTTCCCGGACGTGAACATCCGCACACGGTCCAGCCGCGCCTATTCCAACTTCACAATCCGTGGGCAGGCTTCGCTCGATTTCTATAATCCAAGCACGCAGGTTTATGTCGATGGCCTGCCGCAGGACAGCTTCAACCTCTCGCGCAGTCTGCCTGGCAATCTCGAAAGCGTCGAACTGCTCTATGGTCCGCAAGGTACGCTGTACGGTCGCGGCGCCATCGGCGGCGTCATCAACATCACCACGCGGAAGCCGGACAATGACATGCGGTTCGGTTTTGATGGCGACATCAATTCGGAGGGCGCCGGTGGTACCTTCTATGGCAACCTGCCGCTTGTTGACGGCGTCCTGTTCAGCGATATCACTTTGACCGGCCTCCACCACAAGGACCAGTATACCGCCATGCTGACGGGAGAAGAGGTTGGAGGAAGCAACGATCTCAACGGTCAAGTGCGGTTGCGTTACGCGCCGGAGGGAAGCCCGCTCGACGTTATGGTGTCAGCAGGTCGTGGTCGCGTCACCTCCACCGAAGAGTATTTCGTCATGGAATCGATGCTGGAAGACAGGATCGCCTTGCCCGTTCCATCGAAATATACGCTCGATACCTGGAATTTCGGCATCAACGCCAGCTACGATCTTGGCACTGCAACCGTCACGGCGCTGACCGGCTACCAGAACAGCGATTTCGATCGCACCGTGTTCGGCACCTACACGCCGGAGAAGCAATGGACATTGAGCCAGGAGCTTCGCATCGCCTCCAATCCCGATGAGGGCAATGCTGTCGATTATGTCGCCGGTCTCTATTTCCAACATCTTGATTTTACCCGCGCCATTCCGAGCTACGGCCAGATCGCTCAGCAAAAGATCGATTCCTACGCCGTGTTCGCAGATGTGACATGGCATGCCACTGATCGTCTCGACGTTACGCCCGGCCTACGCTTCGACCATGAAAGGGTTGCCGCAAAGGCGACCGGTACCTTGTCACTCAACGACAGCGACAATTTCAGCGCTATCTCGCCAAAGCTGGGTGCGAGCTACGGGCTGACCGATGAGTGGCGGCTCTACGGCCTGTTCAGCACCGGCTTCAAGGCAGGGGGCTTCACACGCACGCTGACGACCGCGAATATCGCCTATACCTATGATCCGCAGAACACCTATAATGGTGAGATCGGCCTTAAGTATCGCAACGACGAAGGCACTCTCGAAGGCCAGCTTTCTGCCTATTACAACGTCACGAAGGACTATCAGATGTTCGTCGGCGTGCAGCCGCTGCAATATCTGCAGAACGTGGGTGAAGTCACGGCCAAGGGTGTCGATCTCAAACTGCGCGCCAATCCCACCGATGAACTCGGTATCACGCTCGGCGCTGCCTACAACAACTCCAAGTTCACGGACTACAGCAATCCCGTTACGCCGGGCACCGACCTGACGGGCAACCGCGTGCCTTATGCGCCGGAATTCACCGCCAATGTCATGCTGGATTACCGGTTCGACCTCGACAATGATGCCGGAGCGCTCATTCCCTACGTGGCGCTCAGCTATGTCAGCAAGACCTATTTCGATGAGACCAACACGATTGGCCAGAAAGGCTATGGCCTTGTCGATCTTGGCATCAAGTGGGAGCTGGACAAGAACATCGCAGCCGAAGCCTTTGTCACCAATGTGTTCGACAAGACCTATACGACCTACGGCTTCAACGTCGCCCCCTACGGCAATGTTTACCAGCTCGGCGACGGGCGGACGTTCGGTGGTCGCCTCAACATGACATTTTGA
- a CDS encoding NAD(P)-binding protein → MRILIAGGGPAGLTFAACLRQHGIDCTIVEKAAKGRAAGYSIGLHVNGWNVAERLGLVEHFKEKAMPLGPALHRDTAGKTLFSYDYRTLAHASGGRMLAIMRQSFQDIVTRHIEANVDIRYETTISALSDDGADVDVTFSSGDRERFDLVVAADGYRSALRALVFGPHEDFLRPLGYRASAWRMPVGQPLGASFVGMMDVDHQGGLYDIGDGHAATLFCWRDDRTDRLDADARQKVLREHFGHWPEPVRSALEASIDWDNAFFDTVSQIDVPKWSKGRVVLLGDAAWCLTFLAGQGTSTAMAGAYILAAELARKPHEAAFDAYEARLRPLVTKMQAVSRKIGGHYIPQSNFGMRLQAWILPIMLSRPFVRLASRQFSAPALDLDRA, encoded by the coding sequence ATGCGTATTCTCATTGCCGGCGGCGGCCCCGCCGGCCTGACCTTCGCCGCCTGCCTCAGGCAGCATGGCATCGATTGCACCATTGTCGAAAAAGCAGCGAAAGGTCGCGCTGCGGGTTATTCGATCGGACTACACGTCAACGGCTGGAACGTCGCCGAACGCCTGGGGCTTGTCGAGCACTTCAAAGAGAAAGCCATGCCGCTTGGTCCGGCATTGCACCGAGATACCGCCGGGAAGACGCTGTTCTCATACGATTATCGGACACTTGCACATGCGTCGGGTGGCCGTATGCTGGCAATCATGCGTCAGTCATTCCAGGATATCGTTACCCGCCACATCGAAGCGAATGTGGATATCCGATACGAGACGACGATCAGTGCCCTCAGCGATGACGGCGCTGACGTCGATGTCACGTTTTCCAGTGGCGACAGGGAACGCTTTGATCTGGTGGTGGCCGCCGATGGTTATCGTAGCGCCCTGCGTGCCCTGGTCTTCGGGCCGCACGAAGACTTTCTGCGCCCTCTCGGATATCGTGCCAGCGCATGGCGCATGCCTGTCGGCCAGCCGCTGGGGGCGAGTTTTGTCGGCATGATGGATGTCGATCATCAGGGCGGGCTTTACGATATCGGAGACGGTCATGCGGCCACGTTGTTTTGCTGGCGCGATGACAGGACAGACCGGCTGGACGCGGACGCACGCCAGAAGGTGCTGAGAGAGCACTTTGGCCATTGGCCAGAGCCGGTCCGCTCAGCCCTGGAGGCGTCGATCGATTGGGACAATGCATTTTTCGACACGGTCTCGCAGATCGACGTGCCAAAATGGTCGAAGGGGCGCGTCGTTCTCCTGGGGGATGCCGCCTGGTGCCTGACATTTCTTGCCGGGCAGGGCACATCGACAGCCATGGCTGGCGCCTATATTCTGGCAGCGGAACTGGCGCGCAAACCGCACGAAGCAGCCTTCGATGCCTACGAGGCACGGTTACGCCCACTGGTCACGAAAATGCAGGCGGTCTCCCGAAAGATCGGCGGCCACTATATCCCGCAGAGCAATTTCGGCATGCGGCTTCAGGCGTGGATCTTGCCGATCATGTTGTCGCGGCCGTTCGTTCGATTGGCCTCGCGACAGTTTTCCGCGCCAGCCCTCGATCTCGACCGGGCCTGA
- a CDS encoding iron-siderophore ABC transporter substrate-binding protein: protein MSLNLTRREMIAASLLLAASPVLAQETITVTDVIGSVEIPKVAKRIVVTDGDDVLQPTVALGIKPVGASRPNFTGGFAKGVAERLPADIGYIGSSGEPNYEAVLNMEPDLILMSNDDLPDQQGMYERYSQIAPTVLIDVDQKKWRQTLETIAEVTGRQAEAKELLARYDARARQVRDIIGDKAGTATVARVRTNLVRYMLQDTSFTWAVLKDVGFKAPPQQEVGGDDAFINISLERLDLLEADMILLLEDEGAKGAGAMSEKLKDLPTFASLRGEKIELPSADFLFGNILTAFNLLDLLEEKFKA, encoded by the coding sequence CCGCCAGCCCGGTTCTCGCCCAGGAAACAATCACCGTCACCGACGTTATCGGCTCCGTCGAAATCCCCAAGGTTGCCAAGCGCATTGTCGTGACCGATGGCGACGACGTGCTGCAGCCGACGGTCGCACTCGGCATCAAGCCGGTCGGTGCATCCCGCCCTAATTTCACGGGTGGTTTCGCAAAGGGTGTCGCGGAACGCCTGCCAGCCGACATCGGCTATATCGGTTCCTCCGGGGAGCCGAACTACGAGGCGGTGCTCAACATGGAGCCCGACCTCATTTTGATGAGCAACGACGATCTGCCGGATCAGCAAGGCATGTATGAACGCTACAGCCAGATCGCACCGACCGTACTGATCGACGTCGACCAGAAGAAATGGCGCCAGACACTTGAGACCATCGCTGAGGTAACCGGGCGTCAGGCCGAGGCCAAGGAATTGCTTGCCCGTTACGATGCCCGCGCCAGGCAGGTCCGCGACATCATTGGTGACAAGGCCGGCACGGCAACCGTTGCGCGCGTGCGTACCAATCTCGTTCGTTACATGCTGCAGGACACGTCATTCACATGGGCCGTTCTGAAGGATGTTGGCTTCAAGGCACCACCGCAGCAGGAAGTGGGTGGTGACGATGCCTTCATCAATATCAGCCTGGAGCGGCTCGATCTTCTGGAAGCAGACATGATCCTGCTTCTGGAAGACGAAGGTGCCAAGGGTGCTGGTGCGATGAGCGAGAAGCTGAAAGACCTGCCGACGTTTGCAAGCCTGCGCGGCGAGAAGATCGAGCTGCCATCGGCCGACTTCCTGTTCGGCAATATCCTGACGGCGTTCAATCTGCTCGATCTTTTGGAAGAAAAGTTCAAGGCTTGA